From one Solidesulfovibrio fructosivorans JJ] genomic stretch:
- the ybgF gene encoding tol-pal system protein YbgF, translating into MSGKRLVTTASAICLSCLLGACGPGNTLPVGKGSDAFRLKAVESSLEKAEATLKELETRQTKNDGQLAALEKRVGEIQAALHAQGVKTPEAAIPQGSALGMGFVNPGAAPESPQPGEKAGVPATPPAPGPSARSERPQTLGGEGIPMPPLGSVPPSKIQSTPRPATPPKGRRGYGRVGQPEIPTTPEAAIAADKAATAATPPVTPPLPVTPAEKRPAAATAQPPQTPPVAGPAATPAAPPATATAAPAPTEPAAPPVSPVPAATPEPSPKPVPAGGGSGPGGYAETASPAEKAAYNRALQLAINGNAGAAKAAFEQFLAANPKSPLAPNALYWVGEGAFSSGDYKTAIGDFEKVAKGWPGHSKAADALYKMAMAQEKTGDTAEARASYERYLKDYPNAELAGLVRQKLQTLPK; encoded by the coding sequence ATGAGCGGAAAGCGACTTGTTACGACGGCCTCGGCCATATGTCTCTCCTGTTTGCTCGGTGCATGTGGGCCGGGCAACACGTTGCCCGTGGGCAAAGGCAGTGATGCCTTCCGGCTCAAGGCCGTGGAGTCCTCCCTGGAGAAAGCCGAGGCGACGCTCAAGGAATTGGAAACGCGCCAGACCAAAAACGACGGACAATTGGCCGCGTTGGAAAAGCGGGTCGGCGAGATTCAGGCCGCGCTCCACGCACAGGGGGTGAAAACCCCGGAGGCGGCCATTCCCCAGGGCAGCGCCCTGGGCATGGGTTTCGTCAATCCCGGGGCCGCGCCCGAGTCTCCCCAACCCGGAGAAAAGGCCGGAGTTCCCGCGACGCCGCCCGCACCGGGGCCGTCGGCCCGGTCCGAGCGCCCCCAGACCCTTGGCGGGGAGGGCATTCCCATGCCGCCTCTTGGCAGTGTGCCGCCGTCCAAGATCCAGTCCACACCGCGCCCGGCCACGCCCCCCAAGGGGCGTCGCGGCTATGGCCGGGTGGGACAGCCCGAAATACCGACCACGCCCGAGGCCGCCATCGCCGCCGACAAGGCCGCCACAGCGGCCACGCCTCCCGTCACCCCGCCGTTGCCCGTAACGCCAGCGGAGAAAAGGCCGGCCGCGGCGACCGCGCAACCGCCCCAAACGCCGCCTGTCGCCGGTCCGGCCGCCACACCTGCCGCGCCGCCGGCCACCGCCACGGCAGCGCCCGCTCCCACGGAGCCTGCCGCGCCGCCGGTTTCGCCCGTGCCCGCGGCCACCCCGGAGCCGTCCCCCAAACCGGTCCCCGCCGGCGGCGGATCGGGACCGGGCGGCTATGCCGAGACGGCTTCCCCGGCCGAAAAGGCCGCCTACAACAGAGCCTTGCAACTGGCCATAAACGGCAACGCCGGCGCGGCCAAGGCGGCCTTCGAGCAGTTTCTGGCCGCCAATCCCAAAAGCCCGCTGGCCCCCAACGCCCTCTACTGGGTGGGCGAGGGAGCTTTTTCCTCCGGCGACTACAAGACCGCCATCGGCGACTTCGAGAAAGTGGCCAAGGGCTGGCCCGGGCACAGCAAGGCCGCCGACGCCCTGTACAAGATGGCCATGGCCCAGGAGAAGACCGGGGACACGGCCGAGGCCAGGGCCTCGTACGAGCGCTATCTCAAGGATTACCCCAACGCGGAACTGGCCGGCCTCGTGCGCCAGAAACTCCAGACACTGCCCAAATGA
- a CDS encoding esterase-like activity of phytase family protein, whose protein sequence is MPARPLAIALAAMLTATSALAAQAPTVQKYTVEAPKSTNIPAPASLAKAFPDGFPLGLGSGVVFAGKDADGSIVLYAVGDRGPNADAPDYVPSPGAKPEPAKIFPAPNYTPSLAKLRVKDGKVEVLAITPLLTAAGKPISGRPLPKGAVGSTGETPLAADLSVLPTDVNGLDTEGIAVAPNGSLWLCDEYGPFLVNVDAATGKIIKKYGPGQGLPEIVAKRQPNRGFEGVAVTKDGKVFAAVQSILDVDGKVKASKAPFIRIVELDPATGKTRMFGYPLDTEAYKKNADAKLGDLTAVSPTKLLTVEQGKGADKKMRNILYAIDLSQATDLTGKTAPDGKPLETVSDPAELEKLGVKLAKKTKVADLRALGWSAEKAEGLSIAPDHKTLILTSDNDFGMTIKPKNPVAAKDGKPVKKPGDYQLAPGGQLSHDGKPVPTTFAITPTTDKTELWVLTLPEAVR, encoded by the coding sequence ATGCCCGCACGTCCCCTCGCCATCGCCCTGGCCGCGATGCTGACCGCCACCAGCGCCCTGGCCGCCCAGGCCCCGACCGTGCAGAAATACACGGTCGAAGCCCCCAAATCGACCAACATCCCGGCCCCGGCCAGCCTGGCCAAGGCCTTCCCCGACGGTTTCCCCCTGGGCCTCGGTTCCGGCGTGGTCTTCGCCGGCAAGGACGCCGACGGCTCCATCGTGCTCTACGCCGTGGGCGATCGCGGTCCCAACGCCGACGCGCCCGACTACGTCCCCAGCCCCGGAGCCAAGCCCGAACCGGCGAAAATCTTCCCCGCTCCCAACTACACCCCGTCCCTGGCCAAGCTGCGCGTCAAGGACGGCAAGGTGGAAGTCCTCGCCATCACGCCGCTTCTGACCGCCGCCGGCAAGCCCATCTCCGGCCGCCCCCTGCCCAAGGGCGCCGTGGGCAGCACCGGCGAAACGCCGCTGGCCGCCGACCTGTCCGTGCTGCCCACGGACGTCAATGGCCTCGATACCGAAGGCATCGCCGTGGCCCCGAACGGCAGCCTGTGGCTGTGCGACGAATACGGCCCTTTTCTGGTCAACGTCGACGCCGCCACCGGGAAAATCATCAAGAAATACGGCCCCGGCCAGGGATTGCCCGAAATCGTGGCCAAACGGCAGCCCAACCGGGGCTTCGAAGGCGTGGCCGTGACCAAGGACGGCAAGGTCTTCGCCGCCGTGCAGTCGATCCTCGACGTCGACGGCAAGGTCAAAGCCTCCAAAGCCCCCTTCATCCGCATCGTGGAACTCGACCCGGCAACCGGCAAGACCCGCATGTTCGGCTATCCCCTGGACACCGAAGCCTACAAGAAAAACGCCGACGCCAAACTCGGCGACCTGACCGCCGTCTCGCCGACCAAACTCCTCACCGTGGAACAAGGCAAAGGCGCGGATAAAAAAATGCGCAACATCCTCTACGCCATCGACCTCTCCCAGGCCACGGACCTGACCGGCAAAACCGCCCCCGACGGCAAGCCCCTCGAAACCGTCTCCGACCCGGCCGAACTGGAAAAACTCGGCGTCAAACTGGCCAAAAAAACCAAGGTCGCCGACCTGCGCGCCCTGGGCTGGAGCGCCGAAAAAGCCGAAGGCCTGTCCATCGCCCCGGACCACAAGACCCTCATCCTCACCTCCGACAACGACTTCGGCATGACCATCAAGCCGAAGAACCCCGTCGCCGCCAAAGACGGCAAGCCCGTCAAAAAGCCCGGCGACTACCAGCTCGCCCCGGGCGGCCAGCTGTCCCACGACGGCAAACCCGTCCCCACCACCTTCGCCATCACCCCCACCACCGACAAGACCGAACTCTGGGTCCTCACCCTGCCCGAGGCCGTGCGGTAG
- the dprA gene encoding DNA-processing protein DprA has translation MTDEQAAPEAAWTGDAAFVAELEACLRLRRAPGIGPRTWKRIFDRYDSAVDAVADARAFGPRGLCDDAVAAGLARGVSTEAAKREIEAAAAKGLLPLPYFHPAYPARLRDLPDPPVALYVVGDARLLCAPCVAMVGARQCSRYGFAAAHDIAAGLAASGITVVSGLAYGIDRQAHLGGLTGPGRSVAVCGTGLDLVYPDANLDVWRALAAEGAIISEFPPGTPPQSQNFPIRNRIIAGLSLGVMVVEAAARSGSLITARLALDQGREVFALPGPVNLPTYAGCHALLAQGARLVQTAEDIVTALARELAAFVDMPRPAPPVAPKRAPAASKRAPASSNKPSVPPAPPVAPCAPVAPPSDLSPLEAAIVGLLADGSKRHIDALARTLDAASGALSQALVLLEMKGLVRKWPGMYYTREVEG, from the coding sequence ATGACCGACGAGCAGGCCGCGCCCGAAGCCGCCTGGACGGGCGATGCCGCGTTCGTCGCCGAACTCGAGGCCTGCCTGCGCCTGCGCCGCGCTCCCGGCATCGGCCCCCGGACCTGGAAGCGCATTTTCGACCGGTACGATTCGGCCGTCGACGCCGTGGCCGACGCGCGCGCCTTCGGTCCACGGGGGCTTTGCGACGACGCGGTCGCGGCCGGGCTCGCCCGGGGCGTCTCCACCGAGGCCGCTAAGCGGGAGATCGAAGCCGCCGCCGCCAAGGGCCTTCTGCCTCTGCCGTATTTCCATCCCGCCTACCCGGCGCGGCTGCGCGACCTGCCCGATCCGCCCGTGGCCCTCTACGTCGTCGGCGACGCGCGGCTTCTTTGCGCCCCCTGCGTGGCCATGGTCGGGGCCAGGCAGTGTTCGCGCTACGGCTTCGCCGCCGCCCACGACATCGCGGCCGGGCTTGCCGCCAGCGGCATCACCGTGGTGTCCGGGCTCGCCTACGGCATCGACCGCCAGGCCCATCTCGGCGGACTGACCGGTCCCGGGCGCTCCGTCGCCGTGTGCGGCACCGGGCTCGACCTGGTCTATCCCGACGCCAACCTCGACGTCTGGCGCGCGCTCGCGGCCGAAGGGGCCATCATCAGCGAATTTCCCCCGGGCACGCCGCCCCAGTCCCAGAATTTCCCCATTCGCAACCGCATCATCGCCGGGCTGTCGCTCGGGGTCATGGTGGTGGAAGCGGCGGCCCGTTCGGGCAGCCTCATCACCGCCCGGCTGGCCCTGGACCAGGGCCGCGAGGTGTTCGCCCTGCCCGGACCGGTCAACCTGCCCACCTATGCCGGCTGTCACGCCCTGCTCGCCCAGGGGGCCAGGCTCGTGCAGACGGCCGAGGACATCGTAACCGCCCTGGCCAGGGAACTGGCCGCCTTCGTGGACATGCCGCGTCCCGCGCCGCCCGTCGCCCCGAAACGCGCTCCCGCCGCTTCCAAGCGCGCCCCCGCGTCGTCCAACAAACCGTCCGTACCGCCCGCGCCGCCCGTCGCCCCTTGCGCCCCCGTTGCCCCGCCGTCGGATCTTTCGCCGCTCGAGGCCGCGATCGTCGGGCTTCTGGCCGACGGCAGCAAGCGCCACATCGACGCCCTGGCCCGGACCCTCGATGCCGCTTCCGGCGCGCTGAGCCAGGCCCTGGTGCTGCTCGAGATGAAGGGTCTTGTGCGGAAATGGCCGGGCATGTACTACACCCGGGAAGTGGAAGGGTAA
- a CDS encoding CHASE2 domain-containing protein, with translation MQQTVSPAKEGGSGGAAAYRKRILHGVMAGVVGLTAAWLLSLTGIVTSFEARTFDWRARLLAPRDGGSDAVRLILLDQPSLDWAAKENGLSWPWPREVYGAILDFCRRGGAKAVAFDVLYTEPSTYGVADDTAFAAAGKKLGNFALPVFLGRETGKTNVWPADVPPDPLAIKGLKAWLDKVPVNEAPVYPKAAFPVPEVAAGAKILGNVSQDPEFDGIYRRVNLFGIFDGKAVPSLPLAARMLVEPNLDAAIAGHALRLGPVTVPLDDAGRAIPRWRRSSDFPAVSAAAVIRSELTLLEGGKPALDPNIFRGRYVLFGFSAPGLLDLRPSPVAGVTSGVEIHAQTLQSLLTGDFLRVIPHWAGWWLAGGLAVVAGLAVTLTTGAMAGAGVIILFLPLPLLIALAAYAMGSWLPLALPQLAVAGSLVTAVLIGYATEGRQKRFIKSAFRQYLSPDVIEALIAHPERMSLGGELRELTIFFSDLQGFTGISEGMTPQELTALLNKYLTAMTDIILEEGGTVDKYEGDAIIAFWNAPLDQPDHAARAVRAALRCQDKLTELRPAFRERSGHDLHMRVGLNTGQAVVGNMGSDSRFDYTMLGDAVNLASRLEGINKQFGTYTMISKATRDAAGDAFASRRLGRVAVVGRAEPVDVYEPLWPAAAASLAATHDAYAAALAAFIAGDFQAALAGFTALAAADPAAASYVKRCEALIASPPAGEWNGVLVMTSK, from the coding sequence GTGCAACAGACGGTCTCCCCCGCGAAAGAGGGCGGTTCCGGCGGCGCGGCCGCCTATCGCAAGCGCATTCTCCACGGCGTCATGGCCGGGGTGGTGGGGCTCACGGCGGCTTGGCTGCTGTCCCTGACCGGCATCGTGACCTCGTTCGAGGCCCGCACCTTCGACTGGCGGGCCCGGCTGCTCGCGCCGCGCGACGGCGGCTCGGACGCGGTGCGCCTCATCCTCCTCGACCAGCCCAGCCTTGACTGGGCTGCCAAGGAAAACGGCCTGTCCTGGCCTTGGCCGCGTGAGGTCTACGGCGCGATTCTGGATTTCTGCCGGCGCGGCGGAGCCAAGGCCGTGGCCTTCGACGTGCTCTACACCGAACCCTCGACCTACGGCGTGGCCGACGACACGGCCTTTGCGGCGGCCGGCAAAAAGTTGGGCAATTTCGCGCTGCCCGTCTTTCTGGGGCGCGAAACGGGCAAGACGAACGTCTGGCCGGCCGATGTGCCGCCCGATCCCCTGGCCATAAAGGGCCTCAAGGCCTGGCTGGACAAGGTGCCGGTAAACGAAGCCCCGGTCTACCCCAAAGCCGCCTTTCCCGTGCCCGAAGTGGCGGCCGGGGCGAAAATCCTCGGCAACGTCAGCCAGGACCCGGAATTCGACGGCATCTACCGCCGCGTCAATCTCTTCGGCATCTTCGACGGCAAGGCCGTGCCCTCGCTGCCCCTTGCCGCCCGCATGCTGGTCGAGCCGAACCTCGATGCCGCCATCGCCGGCCATGCCCTGCGCCTGGGGCCGGTCACCGTGCCCCTCGACGACGCCGGCCGGGCCATCCCCCGCTGGCGGCGCTCGTCGGATTTTCCGGCCGTGTCCGCGGCGGCGGTCATCCGCAGCGAGCTGACCCTGCTCGAAGGCGGCAAGCCGGCCCTCGATCCGAATATCTTCAGGGGCCGCTACGTGCTCTTCGGCTTCTCCGCCCCGGGACTGCTCGACCTGCGCCCCTCGCCTGTGGCCGGCGTCACCTCGGGCGTGGAAATCCATGCCCAGACACTGCAAAGCCTGCTGACCGGCGATTTCCTGCGCGTCATCCCCCACTGGGCCGGCTGGTGGCTGGCCGGCGGCCTCGCCGTCGTCGCCGGACTGGCCGTGACCCTGACTACCGGGGCCATGGCCGGCGCGGGCGTCATCATCCTCTTCCTGCCCCTGCCGCTGCTCATCGCCCTGGCCGCCTACGCCATGGGAAGCTGGCTGCCCCTGGCCCTACCGCAACTGGCCGTGGCCGGGTCTCTCGTCACCGCCGTGCTCATCGGCTACGCCACCGAAGGCCGCCAGAAACGCTTCATCAAATCCGCCTTCCGCCAATACCTGAGCCCAGACGTCATCGAAGCGCTCATCGCCCACCCCGAGCGCATGAGCCTCGGCGGCGAGCTGCGTGAACTGACCATCTTCTTTTCCGACCTCCAGGGATTCACCGGCATCTCCGAAGGCATGACGCCCCAGGAGCTGACCGCGCTCTTGAACAAGTACCTCACCGCCATGACCGACATCATCCTGGAGGAAGGCGGCACCGTGGACAAATACGAAGGCGACGCCATCATCGCCTTCTGGAACGCGCCCCTCGACCAGCCGGACCACGCCGCCCGGGCCGTGCGCGCGGCCCTACGCTGCCAGGACAAACTGACCGAACTGCGCCCCGCCTTCCGCGAACGCTCGGGCCACGACCTGCACATGCGCGTCGGCCTCAACACCGGCCAGGCCGTCGTCGGCAACATGGGGTCGGATTCCCGCTTCGACTACACCATGCTCGGCGACGCCGTGAACCTCGCCTCGCGCCTCGAAGGCATCAACAAACAGTTCGGCACCTACACCATGATCTCCAAAGCCACCCGCGACGCAGCCGGCGACGCCTTCGCCAGCCGCCGCCTCGGCCGCGTGGCCGTGGTCGGCCGCGCCGAACCCGTGGACGTCTACGAACCGCTCTGGCCCGCCGCCGCCGCTTCCCTCGCCGCTACCCACGACGCCTACGCGGCAGCCCTGGCCGCGTTTATCGCCGGCGACTTCCAGGCCGCCCTGGCCGGCTTTACCGCCTTGGCCGCCGCCGACCCCGCCGCCGCTTCGTACGTGAAGCGTTGCGAGGCGCTCATCGCTTCCCCGCCGGCGGGGGAATGGAATGGCGTCTTGGTGATGACGTCGAAGTAG